A window of Trichoderma atroviride chromosome 3, complete sequence contains these coding sequences:
- a CDS encoding uncharacterized protein (EggNog:ENOG41~TransMembrane:7 (i25-46o135-156i177-198o204-229i241-260o288-314i326-345o)) — protein sequence MGLGAHTKFPLQGTHRWKRRREKKLIAITRIADMAEAIAVVIMVIIGGNMVDVGLGSQEDPDEDPPDSLFGEAVDGSPPAFQRFKDHSGRTPLISSSARSDAGMASTRHTEPPEVDPALAGNMFIEGEIFRHDPFFAWIFCICLAGMMSTFVLVWLNTSPRSSPVGDTIYITLQKSFNMLAVDTVVAVMVSFVWLAALRSFVRPLVTVILVAVPAIMFSFAVFSFASSFKGRTHGTSLQDSVMRWTAAVPAASCILWLWLVVKGRRAIQQAIEILQFSSKILSQNPGLLLVGFGCLALIVVWTWVWLAMFTRVFMGGYFSKSLVQFVIRFSSWWLGAGFVFMYMWTLSVINAIHRATTAATVSQWYFHRNAGPSTPLKGDCPGSPESRYDDNLWQHL from the coding sequence ATGGGACTAGGAGCTCACACCAAATTTCCGTTGCAAGGGACACACCgttggaagaggaggagggagaagaagttgatcGCGATAACGAGGATAGCAGATATGGCGGAAGCGATCGCGGTGGTGATCATGGTGATCATAGGGGGGAACATGGTTGATGTTGGTCTTGGATCGCAGGAGGACCCTGACGAGGATCCGCCCGACTCGCTGTTTGGAGAGGCCGTCGACGGAAGTCCCCCCGCGTTCCAGCGATTCAAAGACCACTCCGGACGAACGCCTCTGATATCGAGCTCTGCAAGAAGTGATGCCGGCATGGCCAGCACGCGACACACGGAGCCACCAGAAGTTGACCCAGCTTTGGCGGGAAACATGTTCATCGAAGGAGAAATATTCCGACACGATCCCTTCTTCGCATGGATATTCTGCATCTGTCTCGCCGGCATGATGTCTACTTTTGTCCTGGTATGGCTAAACACCTCGCCAAGGAGCAGCCCTGTGGGCGATACCATCTATATCACGCTACAAAAATCGTTCAACATGCTCGCGGTCGATACCGTGGTGGCAGTAATGGTGTCATTTGTatggctggcggcgctgcGGTCCTTTGTCCGGCCACTGGTTACTGTGATCCTAGTCGCTGTGCCGGCCATCATGTTTTcctttgccgtcttctcgTTTGCGTCGTCATTCAAGGGGCGGACACATGGGACCAGCCTTCAGGATAGCGTCATGAGATGGACAGCTGCTGTCCCCGCAGCTTCGTGCATATTGTGGCTGTGGCTCGTCGTCAAGGGCCGGAGAGCAATTCAGCAAGCCATTGAAATCCTTCAATTTTCCTCCAAGATTTTGTCTCAAAATCCAGGGCTCCTGCTGGTGGGATTTGGCTGCCTGGCATTAATTGTTGTGTGGACTTGGGTATGGCTGGCCATGTTTACTCGGGTGTTCATGGGCGGGTATTTCTCAAAGTCCCTGGTTCAATTTGTGAttcgcttctccagctggtGGCTCGGCGCAGGCTTTGTCTTCATGTATATGTGGACGCTGTCCGTCATCAACGCGATACACCGAGCGACGACTGCTGCGACTGTTTCTCAGTGGTACTTTCACCGCAACGCGGGACCTTCTACCCCCCTCAAAGGAGATTGTCCTGGCAGCCCTGAGTCACGGTACGACGACAATCTTTGGCAGCATTTGTGA
- a CDS encoding uncharacterized protein (EggNog:ENOG41~TransMembrane:3 (n3-14c19/20o35-56i68-87o93-111i)) encodes MEFVSAAIPTTTLTPRALRLRGQGNGLLPYRLAKLLLVATRLIMATGLGFAGWVITAKQLRIQLPDGVGVRGSAYAYVVGMMASFIGYSVMGAMEGILSGIVDAVLICYGSERRMERGHGRFCLEAAYLFGERRGSGEDLGYA; translated from the coding sequence ATGGAGTTTGTATCGGCTGCAATCCCTACTACTACGTTGACACCCAGGGCTCTACGTCTACGTGGCCAAGGGAACGGCCTGCTGCCTTACCGGCTAGCCAAGCTGCTTCTGGTCGCAACACGACTGATTATGGCCACAGGCCTTGGTTTCGCGGGCTGGGTCATTACCGCAAAGCAGCTGCGAATCCAGCTTCCAGATGGCGTGGGTGTCCGAGGATCAGCATACGCATACGTGGTTGGCATGATGGCTAGTTTCATTGGGTATTCGGTTATGGGCGCAATGGAAGGCATTCTCAGCGGAATCGTCGACGCAGTTTTGATTTGCTACGGCAGCGAGCGACGAATGGAAAGGGGCCATGGACGATTCTGTCTTGAAGCAGCGTATCTGTTTGGCGAGCGTCGAGGAAGCGGCGAGGACCTTGGATATGCGTAG